One part of the Gemmatimonadota bacterium genome encodes these proteins:
- a CDS encoding protease modulator HflK → MNEQQPLPRSTRMIYAAFDFVGQYPKRRILTVIAAVVVAVVLGSGFYIVKKEEEAVVLRFGRVVSMNIGPGIRYCIPVIDEVQIRKVKRIVQHQIASKSGGTANFTILSGDTNLFEVDIALQYRIDNLRNFLYASVDPLEVVSMLLREELINIMGQNFIDLILTSNRNIIQHHLLHEIAGLLEEYDVGIEVVSLNIVDISPIAETIAAFRDVNDAIAERAQAESNANRTREKMLAHSRGQAEAVVMDARARAQERIVQAQSSADAFRALLAEYKSQRTQVAITRYWQRMRTIFSEASLSAVNPRNEATIDINMIEGLAAHTPADMLLDAPPVDGQPVDRPSFSTARQQGTHAFENVEEDKHLLDGQFHKRRVERHHQRVANMRSLIFDMPSVFSHEHTSTHPQTTVRQADQQAVIETKAAESMQDSSKTRDKEKKSESAQ, encoded by the coding sequence ATGAACGAACAACAACCATTACCGCGCAGTACGCGCATGATCTATGCCGCCTTTGATTTTGTTGGGCAGTATCCCAAAAGGCGAATCCTCACCGTGATCGCCGCGGTTGTCGTCGCTGTGGTGTTGGGCAGCGGGTTTTATATCGTAAAGAAAGAGGAAGAGGCCGTGGTTCTGCGTTTCGGCAGGGTGGTCAGTATGAACATCGGTCCCGGGATACGCTACTGCATCCCCGTTATCGACGAAGTTCAGATTCGCAAGGTCAAACGGATCGTCCAGCATCAGATAGCCAGTAAGAGCGGTGGCACAGCCAATTTTACAATATTGTCCGGGGACACGAACCTGTTTGAGGTGGATATCGCTCTTCAATACCGGATAGATAATCTGAGGAATTTTCTGTACGCATCTGTCGATCCTCTTGAGGTGGTATCTATGCTCTTGCGGGAAGAGTTGATCAATATCATGGGACAGAATTTTATTGATCTGATCCTGACGTCCAACCGCAATATCATTCAACACCACCTGTTGCACGAGATTGCCGGTCTTCTCGAAGAATATGACGTTGGCATAGAGGTTGTCTCTCTCAATATCGTTGACATAAGTCCGATTGCAGAAACGATTGCTGCTTTCCGGGATGTCAACGATGCGATTGCCGAGCGTGCGCAAGCAGAGAGCAATGCCAACCGCACGCGAGAGAAGATGCTCGCGCATAGCAGGGGGCAGGCGGAGGCTGTGGTGATGGACGCTCGTGCCAGGGCGCAGGAACGCATTGTGCAGGCTCAAAGCAGTGCCGACGCATTCCGCGCTCTGCTCGCCGAGTACAAAAGTCAACGAACGCAAGTGGCTATTACGCGGTACTGGCAGCGCATGCGCACGATTTTCTCAGAAGCGAGTCTGTCGGCGGTCAATCCCCGCAACGAGGCGACAATCGACATCAACATGATAGAAGGTCTCGCGGCGCACACACCCGCGGACATGTTGCTGGACGCGCCCCCGGTTGACGGTCAGCCTGTCGATAGACCCTCTTTTTCAACGGCGCGGCAGCAAGGTACGCATGCTTTTGAAAATGTCGAAGAGGACAAACACTTGCTGGATGGGCAATTCCACAAAAGGCGCGTGGAACGCCATCATCAGAGGGTCGCCAATATGAGGTCCCTGATATTCGACATGCCCAGTGTATTCTCTCATGAGCACACGTCAACACATCCGCAGACTACCGTGCGGCAGGCAGACCAGCAGGCGGTGATTGAGACGAAAGCTGCGGAAAGCATGCAGGATAGCAGCAAAACCAGGGATAAGGAGAAAAAAAGTGAGTCTGCTCAATAA
- a CDS encoding ABC transporter substrate-binding protein — protein MSLLNKSISTGIASCIILLLFTLPSAAAPGITDSTIVFGQTACFSGPNKNLGLWYRAGILTAFQEQNDRGGVYGRLLRLISVDDAYEPDLAAANAEMFASKNNVFAVIGGVGTPTAKRIVPVLRTAQIPFVGPFTGADFLRDAKKYPNIINLRAGYFDEIYELVHHMIDDLGKSRFGIIYQDDAFGRSVLKNYKDVLDSRDLPLLAKTSYSRNTHAVHASLFALDKADLDAILIVGAYAANSEIINLANSLGHQYIIANLSFVLSRELKKRINTLSDKVLVTEVMPDAEDLNSHVVRQFQQAIRLVPEDHAHEFNEVCLEGYILGRYLIAVLERMGGELTGVLPTSLPQEYKTEVLGRMGDELTREKFLRDGMSPAKPVVIGDWVIHFKSGENTGSSYIRLTHLGGDHSAKGE, from the coding sequence GTGAGTCTGCTCAATAAGTCCATATCGACGGGCATAGCTTCCTGTATCATTCTTCTGTTATTCACTTTGCCCTCGGCGGCGGCTCCGGGAATTACTGATAGTACGATTGTGTTCGGACAAACCGCCTGCTTCTCGGGTCCGAACAAAAATCTGGGTTTGTGGTATCGAGCCGGTATTTTGACCGCTTTTCAGGAACAGAACGATCGAGGCGGGGTGTATGGCAGGTTGTTGAGGCTCATTTCTGTAGATGATGCGTACGAGCCTGATCTGGCAGCCGCAAATGCAGAGATGTTCGCTTCCAAAAACAATGTGTTTGCCGTCATCGGCGGCGTGGGAACGCCGACTGCCAAGCGCATTGTACCCGTGCTGCGAACAGCTCAGATTCCGTTTGTGGGACCGTTTACAGGAGCCGACTTTTTGCGCGATGCCAAAAAGTATCCAAATATCATCAATCTGAGGGCTGGTTATTTTGACGAAATCTATGAACTGGTCCATCACATGATTGACGATCTCGGCAAAAGTCGCTTCGGCATTATATATCAGGATGATGCGTTCGGGCGTTCCGTCTTGAAAAACTACAAGGATGTTCTCGATAGCCGTGACCTTCCCTTACTGGCGAAGACCTCCTACTCGCGGAATACACATGCCGTCCATGCGAGCTTGTTCGCATTGGACAAAGCCGATCTGGACGCTATCCTGATAGTGGGAGCCTATGCCGCCAATTCGGAAATCATCAATCTGGCTAATTCTCTGGGACATCAATACATAATAGCCAACCTGTCCTTTGTCTTGTCCCGCGAATTGAAGAAGAGGATCAATACACTGAGTGATAAAGTTCTGGTAACCGAGGTGATGCCAGACGCGGAAGACCTGAATAGCCATGTCGTACGACAGTTTCAACAAGCCATAAGATTAGTGCCGGAAGACCACGCGCACGAATTCAATGAAGTATGTCTGGAGGGGTATATATTGGGCCGATATCTCATCGCTGTGTTGGAGCGTATGGGGGGTGAGTTGACGGGCGTGCTGCCAACGTCATTACCGCAGGAATACAAAACAGAAGTATTGGGGCGTATGGGGGATGAGTTGACGCGGGAGAAGTTCTTGAGAGATGGCATGTCACCTGCTAAGCCTGTCGTGATTGGCGATTGGGTCATTCATTTCAAATCCGGTGAGAATACGGGTTCAAGCTATATCAGATTGACCCATCTGGGTGGCGACCATTCTGCAAAGGGAGAATAA
- a CDS encoding ZIP family metal transporter: MDSNFLILLLGYALAILSASLLGGYLPTIVAMTHTRIQMVMSFVAGFILGVALYHLLPHGLVMIPEPGAVEKAAGLMMFGIILMVLLLRIFHFHQHEFGDEAGDFHHEHAHDHASPESRLIGVCLGLGLHTMTEGVALGTSIRVGEIHGDEAGLAGLGVFLAILLHKPLDAFSIIGLLQAAGHSLRTRIAVNIGFAMLCPVVALLTFWGIGFLGHWEEEVVGYVLVLAAGAFLCISLSDLLPEIHFHSHDRVKLTVCFLMGIVLAYGLYFIESGAVHGLETHEMH, from the coding sequence ATGGATTCGAATTTTCTCATACTTTTGTTGGGATACGCCCTCGCTATCCTCTCCGCGTCTTTGCTCGGTGGATATTTGCCGACAATTGTTGCGATGACGCATACGCGCATCCAGATGGTGATGAGTTTTGTCGCAGGTTTTATCCTTGGCGTGGCGCTGTATCATCTTCTGCCGCACGGTCTGGTGATGATTCCCGAGCCAGGCGCTGTTGAAAAAGCCGCGGGATTGATGATGTTCGGTATCATTCTGATGGTGTTGTTGTTGCGTATCTTCCATTTTCATCAGCACGAATTTGGCGACGAAGCAGGTGATTTTCACCATGAGCATGCCCACGATCATGCCAGTCCAGAGAGCAGGTTGATCGGTGTTTGCCTGGGGCTGGGGTTGCATACGATGACCGAGGGTGTTGCCCTGGGTACCAGCATCCGGGTTGGTGAAATACATGGGGACGAAGCCGGTTTAGCGGGTCTCGGGGTGTTTCTTGCGATTCTTTTGCACAAGCCACTCGACGCGTTTTCTATTATCGGTTTGTTGCAGGCCGCTGGTCATAGTCTCCGTACTCGTATAGCAGTTAATATCGGATTCGCCATGCTCTGTCCGGTGGTGGCTTTGTTGACTTTTTGGGGGATTGGGTTTTTGGGACACTGGGAGGAAGAGGTGGTCGGTTATGTGCTGGTCCTGGCCGCTGGCGCGTTTCTGTGTATTTCCCTGAGTGATCTGCTACCGGAAATCCATTTTCACAGTCATGATCGCGTCAAGCTCACTGTGTGCTTTCTCATGGGTATTGTTCTCGCGTATGGGTTGTATTTTATCGAGTCCGGAGCCGTGCATGGATTGGAGACGCACGAAATGCATTGA
- a CDS encoding Gfo/Idh/MocA family oxidoreductase — translation MGSIKAAVVGLGLGQHFVRGLVGHPDVDRIVLVDLDADRAEMVRGEHDKVGAVYEMIEVMLEKERPDAVCVVTPDHLHRPHSTACFEAGAHVLQTKPLATNLEDARAILAAAKATGKKVMVAHERRFRPRFKRIKAILDAGEVGDLIHLRIDAIQDKRGQFARSPWYASVEAGRSALNGSGIHEVDLARHFAGRPVESVCAFANRLGNLAFPRDKTTSALFQFAGGVVGQVTVTYEARWPRSNFLDDMFRVVASEGMIVGTHVYREGAEDWEDLSGLDNSTASGITGAVHAFVDSVVNDAPIAVTGEDAFDSLAAACAADTSAEREEMVRPETLD, via the coding sequence ATGGGATCAATAAAGGCAGCAGTAGTGGGGCTCGGATTGGGCCAGCATTTCGTTCGCGGGCTGGTTGGACATCCGGATGTAGATAGGATTGTCCTGGTAGATCTGGACGCCGATCGAGCCGAAATGGTTCGCGGGGAGCACGATAAGGTGGGTGCCGTCTATGAGATGATTGAGGTTATGCTCGAAAAGGAGCGTCCCGACGCGGTGTGTGTCGTGACTCCCGATCATCTCCATCGGCCACATTCAACGGCTTGCTTCGAGGCCGGAGCACATGTGTTGCAGACAAAACCGCTTGCGACGAATCTCGAGGATGCGCGTGCAATTTTGGCCGCGGCGAAGGCGACAGGGAAGAAAGTGATGGTAGCGCACGAGCGCAGGTTTAGACCACGCTTCAAGCGAATCAAAGCGATTCTCGATGCTGGCGAAGTGGGCGATCTGATCCACCTCCGTATCGATGCGATCCAGGACAAGCGTGGGCAATTTGCGCGTTCGCCGTGGTATGCGTCGGTAGAGGCGGGTCGGAGTGCTTTGAACGGTTCGGGCATTCACGAAGTGGATCTTGCGCGACATTTCGCAGGACGACCTGTGGAGTCTGTCTGTGCTTTCGCCAATCGGCTCGGCAATCTGGCGTTCCCGAGAGATAAAACAACATCCGCCCTGTTTCAGTTCGCAGGTGGCGTTGTGGGTCAGGTTACGGTGACCTACGAGGCGCGCTGGCCGCGTTCGAATTTTCTCGACGATATGTTCCGAGTGGTTGCTTCTGAAGGCATGATTGTGGGAACGCATGTCTATCGCGAAGGGGCAGAGGACTGGGAAGATTTAAGCGGTTTGGACAACAGTACAGCGTCGGGGATCACGGGGGCCGTTCACGCGTTTGTCGATTCGGTCGTGAACGATGCACCGATCGCGGTGACCGGTGAAGATGCCTTCGACTCGCTCGCGGCGGCATGCGCGGCCGATACATCGGCCGAACGGGAAGAGATGGTGCGCCCAGAAACGCTGGATTGA
- a CDS encoding amidohydrolase/deacetylase family metallohydrolase has protein sequence MADSKFDLLLKGGRVIDPANKVNELCDVGIADSKIAKVEADIDATEADHVVDVSDLIVTPGLIDIHIHAYFTRAPGEGLFSASLNPDAHFPHSGVTTCVDTGTAGCEEIAHFRQTVMEQAKTRVLAYVNISAPGMGAPEQDIRTFDVDGAAKAAREHSEVVVGIKTAHYWTSAPFDEMHPPWESVEKAVEAGDGCGMPVMVDFWPRPPERSYPALILDKLRPGDIHTHVYARQFPVVDDNGNVEPYMFEARQRGIWFDLGHGAASFWYRNGARAIANGFAPDSISTDLHMGNISGTVFSMQDTMSKCLAMGMTLEDVIYRSTATPARAIGRPELGTLSVGAEADIAVLALETGNFSFQDCGYTRIDTDQCLICRLTIRNGQIIFDRDARTVPHWEDAPPEYWPVTETPVRVPRLWRT, from the coding sequence ATGGCCGACAGTAAATTCGACCTGCTGTTAAAAGGCGGGCGGGTGATAGATCCCGCCAATAAGGTAAATGAATTATGCGATGTGGGAATTGCAGATAGCAAAATTGCAAAAGTAGAAGCGGATATCGACGCAACAGAAGCAGACCATGTGGTAGATGTATCGGATCTGATAGTAACACCCGGATTGATCGATATTCACATCCACGCCTACTTCACCCGAGCGCCAGGAGAGGGCCTCTTCAGTGCAAGCCTGAATCCGGACGCACATTTCCCACATTCTGGCGTAACAACATGCGTAGATACGGGCACCGCGGGATGCGAAGAAATAGCGCATTTTCGCCAAACCGTCATGGAACAGGCAAAAACACGGGTCCTGGCTTACGTAAATATTTCTGCACCCGGTATGGGCGCGCCCGAGCAGGATATCCGAACTTTTGACGTAGATGGCGCGGCAAAAGCCGCCCGCGAACACAGTGAAGTCGTCGTCGGCATCAAAACAGCACATTACTGGACAAGTGCGCCATTTGACGAAATGCATCCCCCCTGGGAATCGGTGGAAAAAGCAGTTGAAGCGGGCGATGGATGCGGCATGCCCGTCATGGTCGATTTTTGGCCGCGACCGCCCGAACGATCCTACCCCGCGTTGATTCTCGACAAACTCCGTCCCGGTGATATTCACACCCATGTCTATGCGCGGCAATTCCCCGTAGTAGATGACAACGGAAACGTCGAACCGTATATGTTTGAAGCCAGACAACGCGGAATCTGGTTTGACCTGGGGCACGGCGCTGCGAGCTTCTGGTATCGAAACGGCGCGCGAGCCATTGCCAATGGATTTGCCCCCGACTCTATCAGCACAGACCTGCACATGGGCAATATCTCCGGTACCGTATTCAGCATGCAAGACACCATGTCAAAATGTCTGGCAATGGGCATGACCCTCGAAGATGTAATTTACAGATCAACCGCGACGCCAGCCCGTGCAATCGGACGCCCGGAATTGGGCACACTATCAGTGGGAGCAGAAGCGGACATTGCAGTATTGGCTCTCGAAACCGGAAACTTCTCATTTCAAGACTGTGGCTACACGCGAATAGATACAGATCAATGCCTGATCTGTCGGCTTACAATTCGCAATGGACAGATTATTTTTGACCGAGACGCGCGCACCGTACCCCATTGGGAAGACGCGCCCCCCGAATACTGGCCGGTAACGGAAACACCCGTCAGGGTCCCCAGATTGTGGCGGACTTGA
- a CDS encoding glutaminyl-peptide cyclotransferase: MGIKPLIAYAKRCVRVFSIFLCIFLFSTCNQTPPLPGADSSTSESALPSVYTYTIVNTYLHDPNAFTQGLVFEDGFFYEGTGNYGASTIRKVTPATGAVLAQKSIAPNLFGEGVAIFGDRLYQLTWKSGICFVYDKNTFELQVQFTYSTEGWGLTHDGEKLIMSDGTNIIYFRDPNTFREIGRIEVTDSTGPVHYLNELEYIKGQIFANVWQTDRIARIDPKSGRITGWINLAGILSQADRLHHRVGVLNGIAYDAATDRIFVTGKWWPKLFEIKLVQ; this comes from the coding sequence TTGGGAATTAAACCATTGATTGCCTATGCCAAAAGATGTGTGCGCGTTTTTTCGATTTTTTTGTGCATTTTCTTGTTTTCGACGTGCAACCAGACGCCACCTCTTCCAGGTGCAGATTCTTCTACTTCTGAATCTGCACTTCCTTCTGTCTATACCTACACTATTGTCAATACCTATTTACACGATCCGAATGCTTTTACCCAGGGTTTGGTTTTTGAAGATGGCTTTTTTTACGAAGGTACCGGAAACTACGGTGCTTCAACCATTCGCAAGGTTACGCCCGCTACAGGCGCGGTTTTGGCACAGAAAAGCATTGCACCTAATTTGTTTGGCGAGGGTGTCGCGATTTTTGGCGATCGCCTGTATCAACTTACGTGGAAATCAGGTATATGCTTTGTGTACGACAAAAACACGTTTGAGTTACAGGTCCAATTTACATATTCTACGGAGGGCTGGGGGCTTACTCACGATGGCGAAAAGCTGATTATGAGCGATGGTACGAATATTATTTATTTTCGGGATCCCAATACATTTAGGGAAATTGGGCGTATCGAAGTGACCGATAGCACGGGTCCTGTTCATTATCTCAACGAGCTTGAATATATCAAGGGACAGATTTTTGCCAATGTCTGGCAAACCGATCGCATTGCCCGTATTGATCCCAAAAGTGGTAGGATTACGGGATGGATCAATCTCGCGGGCATTCTCTCTCAAGCTGATCGCTTGCACCACCGCGTTGGTGTGCTCAATGGCATTGCTTATGACGCCGCGACTGACCGCATTTTCGTTACGGGCAAGTGGTGGCCTAAGTTGTTTGAAATCAAACTCGTTCAGTAA